The nucleotide window ATTAAAGAAAACACGCAATGTATCCGTTTTCAATATGGTTTTTTGGTCAAATTTGAACCTTTTCAAGTAGAATGATTGTCTGTTATATTATCAGAAAATTCAATAATAAAAGGAGTGGTTCACTAATGAAAATGCATACACATGATTCAAAGGAATGTTCATATTGCTCAGGTAAAGGCTATTTCCAACTGTTGCTTGGCGGTTCCGAAACATGCACATGCTGCAGCGGGTCCGGCAAATCAAAAAAATAAGATAATGCCCCTTTGACCTTCGCACATAGCGGGGTTTTTCTTTTTGCCAAAAATCGAACCAGGATGAAAATCACCATTTCATTGACTCGAAAACGGACAAACAGTAAACTAGAAATGATGTTTAATGGGGGGATATAGACATGATGACGGTTGTCACACTGATCATTTCGATGTTGTTGTTTTTTGTCCTGTTTTTCGGGATTGGCTTTTTATTAAATATGCTGCTGAGGATGTCATGGATCATGGCGGTAGTTTATCCATTAATTGCGATTTTTATTATTGATAAATATCCGTTTATCGACTATTTCAGGAATAGTGGTGAAGCCTTCCGTGATCTTGGACAGAGGCTTTCACAATTAGCAATGGCAGACATTCTGATTTTAAGCAGCGGTCTGGCAGGCGCGATTTTAGCTGGTGTAGTCATCAGGCTTTTGCGCAAAAAAGGATATCAGATGTTCTAATACTGAAACCTCCAATTATTTGGAGGTTTTTTTCATGCATAAAAATCGGCATGAATCTGGACACTATAATTAAATAGCAGCAATATTTTACTTTTAATGGAAGTGTAAATAGGTCTTTTGGCACTTTTTTTGCTCCTTTTGGAATATTTCTTGTTTTGTTGGGAAATTAATAGTTTTGGGAGGAGTGAAAAATTGTATGAATATTTTAAAAATATGGGCCAGACGCTCAGCAATGGCAGTTTTATTTTTTGCTGCTATAACTTCTACGTTCCATTCTATTTCGGGAGTTGAAGCTTCCACTGTATCTACATACGTCTTTGATAGGGCAGGAACTCAACAAGAGGATAGTTCAAGTACTGATCATAAAAAGAAATCCATAGGACTCGCTTTTAAGTTTCTTAAAAAGATATCTGACTTCAAAACTAAAATTTCTTCAAGTGAAAAGGTTGCCGGGAAGCAGCCGACTCTTGAAGAATCACTCAACTGGTCACAATACCCGACTAAGAAAATTGTAGCGACAGGCTATACAGCAGGTGTTGAATCGACAGGTAAAAACCCTGGGCATCCTGGGTATGGAATTACCTATTCAGGTGTAAAAGTTAAACGTGATTTATATTCAACTGTCGCGGCTGACTTAAACGTATTCCCGATTGGGACCATCCTTTTCATCCCGGGATATGGATTCGGTGTTGTTGCCGATAAAGGGGGCGCAATCAAGGGAAATAAAGTCGACCTTTACTATGATACCGTCAAGGATGTATATGAACAGTGGGGTAAAAAGACATTGGATGTATATGTAATTGAGAAGGGCAATGGCAAGCTGACAGAGGAAGATTTAAAATCCCTTAATGAGAATGAATCGATGCAGGTTTTCCGCCAGCAATATACAGGCGGAAATAAATCATAAAAGTTTAGGCACTTTCCTTGAATCGGAAAGTGCCTATTTAGTTCATCCATGGAGGAGTCGATGCAATTTTTCCAGGCCATCCAAAAGCCGTGGTGATGGACGGCAGTATAATTCTTCTTCGAGGATCAGGATGCGGTCATTTTTGACAGCATCAAGTTCCTCCCAGCCAGGCCTGTTTGTGATTAATTCCTTCTTCACCTTTTGCTTCCTGACACCAACCCAGGCGACGCAAATATAATCCGGATTTCGTGATTTTATATCGTCCCAGTCAGTCTGTACACTTGCGAGTTCAACGTCTTTAAAGACATTCTCGCCACCGGCAGCCTCGGACACTTCTGTCAGCCAGTTTATGCTTCCAGGAGTAAATACTGGTTTTGGCCACCATTCCCAGTAAAGCTTTGGGCTCCAATCTGCACTGGCACCTTCTTGCTTGATGTTCTCAAGCCTGCTCCTGAACCGGTTAGCTGCCTCCTTGCCGCGTTCAGGCATCTTCAAGGCATTGGCCGTTATCACTAAATCATTTTCAATATCGGCTAGCGATTGCGGATTTAATACAATATGCGGAATGTTACGAGCTACTAAACCTTCAATATTCTTCTCCATCCCTGGAACGCTTAATGAGGCAAGAACGAGATCGGGCTTCAATTCCTCGACAAGGTCAAGGTTGATCGATAAATCCGGACCGAGCTGAGGAATTGATTTTACTGCTTCTGGCCAGTCTGAAAAATCATCGACTCCAACAAGAAGATTAGTCAGTCCCAAAAATTCCATGATTTCAGTATTGCTGGGACATAGTGAAATGACTCTCATTTAATTCACCTGCTTTTAAAATAAGTAGTGCAGCAGTAAGGTCAGGATGATACCTGTCAATCCTCCAAAAAACACTTCAATCGGTTTGTGGCCGAGCAATTCTTTCAATTCTTTCTGTTTCTCTTTTTCAGGCTTAGCCTGCCAGCCTCTTGCTTCCTGTGCAAACCGGCCGAAGTCAGCTACAAGCTGGTTCAGGACGATGGCCTGCTCGCCTGCCTGCCTGCGGACCCCGGATGCGTCGAACATCGTGATAATCGCAAAAACAGCGGCAACCGCGAAAACGGCTGAATTCAGCCCGGTTTCAAGCGCTACACCCGTAGCCAATGCTGTAACTGCAGCAGAGTGGGAACTAGGCATTCCGCCTGTGCTTGTCAAAAGCGACCAGTCAATTTTCCTCGTCGCGATATATTGAATCGGGACCTTGACGAACTGCGCGAAAAAAATTGCAGCAAGTGAAGCCCATAATGGGAAATTCGTTAATAATTCCATGGCTGTTCCCCCCTATTATAAAAAAGTACCTCTTTAAGTAATACCCAAGTTCAATTATAACATTACAGCTATTTTTAAAGGTTTGATAAAATAGTTCTTATACTTCAGGATTGAGGTGAGGGATTTGACGGACTACCCTGATGAATATTACGAGTTCTTTATAAAATTCAACGAAGGGGACTATTATACCTGCCACGACTTGCTTGAAGATATGT belongs to Mesobacillus subterraneus and includes:
- a CDS encoding divergent PAP2 family protein, with the protein product MELLTNFPLWASLAAIFFAQFVKVPIQYIATRKIDWSLLTSTGGMPSSHSAAVTALATGVALETGLNSAVFAVAAVFAIITMFDASGVRRQAGEQAIVLNQLVADFGRFAQEARGWQAKPEKEKQKELKELLGHKPIEVFFGGLTGIILTLLLHYLF
- a CDS encoding cobalamin-binding protein; amino-acid sequence: MRVISLCPSNTEIMEFLGLTNLLVGVDDFSDWPEAVKSIPQLGPDLSINLDLVEELKPDLVLASLSVPGMEKNIEGLVARNIPHIVLNPQSLADIENDLVITANALKMPERGKEAANRFRSRLENIKQEGASADWSPKLYWEWWPKPVFTPGSINWLTEVSEAAGGENVFKDVELASVQTDWDDIKSRNPDYICVAWVGVRKQKVKKELITNRPGWEELDAVKNDRILILEEELYCRPSPRLLDGLEKLHRLLHG
- a CDS encoding 3D domain-containing protein, with the protein product MNILKIWARRSAMAVLFFAAITSTFHSISGVEASTVSTYVFDRAGTQQEDSSSTDHKKKSIGLAFKFLKKISDFKTKISSSEKVAGKQPTLEESLNWSQYPTKKIVATGYTAGVESTGKNPGHPGYGITYSGVKVKRDLYSTVAADLNVFPIGTILFIPGYGFGVVADKGGAIKGNKVDLYYDTVKDVYEQWGKKTLDVYVIEKGNGKLTEEDLKSLNENESMQVFRQQYTGGNKS
- a CDS encoding YuiB family protein, producing MMTVVTLIISMLLFFVLFFGIGFLLNMLLRMSWIMAVVYPLIAIFIIDKYPFIDYFRNSGEAFRDLGQRLSQLAMADILILSSGLAGAILAGVVIRLLRKKGYQMF
- a CDS encoding YuiA family protein yields the protein MKMHTHDSKECSYCSGKGYFQLLLGGSETCTCCSGSGKSKK